One genomic region from Phragmites australis chromosome 1, lpPhrAust1.1, whole genome shotgun sequence encodes:
- the LOC133890972 gene encoding protein LURP-one-related 11-like gives MAKTKIQPLPAASSSSSSEDECQCLQGEQKQTVYTVWMKSLVFNGNGCTVYGADGCIAFRVDNYGCRGGREVFFMDCAGKSLIRIQRKSFAMFKRWEACRCYDGGEGLGEETTTLWFRARKARRNGATVTMHGSGRTYMIDGRSHKSDYRISGADGAVVAAIGPKQTASGVVLGEDVLTLTVESEVDHLLVLGLVVVCGLMNRCM, from the exons atggccaagaccaagatccAGCCCTTGCCTGCAGcctcatcgtcttcctcctccgagGATGAGTGCCAATGCCTGCAGGGCGAGCAGAAGCAGACAGTGTACACGGTGTGGATGAAGTCGCTGGTGTTCAACGGCAACGGCTGCACGGTGTACGGCGCCGACGGCTGTATCGCCTTCCGCGTCGACAACTACGGCTGCCGGGGCGGCCGCGAGGTGTTCTTCATGGACTGTGCCGGCAAGAGCCTCATCAGGATCCAAAGGAAG AGCTTTGCGATGTTCAAGAGATGGGAAGCGTGCCGGTGTTACGACGGCGGCGAGGGTCTCGGGGAGGAGACAACGACACTGTGGTTCAGAGCGCGGAAGGCTCGGAGGAATGGAGCCACCGTGACGATGCATGGCAGTGGAAGGACGTACATGATCGACGGGCGCTCGCACAAATCGGACTACAGAATCAGCGGCGCCGACGGTGCGGTGGTGGCAGCAATCGGGCCGAAGCAGACGGCGTCCGGGGTCGTCCTGGGAGAGGATGTGCTGACGCTCACAGTGGAGTCGGAGGTGGATCATCTGCTTGTTCTGGGCTTGGTGGTCGTGTGTGGCCTTATGAACCGTTGCATGTGA
- the LOC133928140 gene encoding thiamine pyrophosphokinase 1-like: MLLPTMTHSSAFLLPASQPPSTDAATAYALVVLNQRLPRFAPLLWARARLRVCADGGANRVFDGMPELLPGEDPAEVRTRYKPDVIKGDMDSIRPEVKEYYCNLGAKIVDESHDQDTTDLHKCISFITRDFPVPDKSNLCILVLGALGGRFDHEMGNINVLYRFSNTKIVLLSDDCSIFLLPKTHTHSIHIERSVEGPHCGLIPIGAPSTSTTTTGLRWNLENTSMSYGGLISTSNLVEDDKITVTSDSDLIWTISLRN, encoded by the exons ATGCTGCTGCCGACGATGACCCACtcctccgccttcctcctccccgCCTCCCAGCCCCCCTCCACCGACGCCGCCACGGCCTACGCGCTCGTCGTCCTCAACCAGCGCCTCCCCCGCTTCGCTCCGCTCCTCTGGGCCCGCG CGCGGCTGCGGGTGTGCGCGGACGGTGGCGCCAACCGCGTGTTCGACGGCATGCCGGAGCTGCTCCCCGGCGAGGACCCGGCCGAGGTCCGCACCAG GTACAAGCCAGATGTAATTAAAGGGGATATGGACTCAATAAGGCCAGAAGTGAAGGAATATTATTGCAATTTG GGTGCAAAAATAGTTGATGAATCACATGATCAGGACACAACCGACTTGCACAAATGCATATCGTTTATCACAAGAGATTTCCCTGTCCCAGACAAGTCGAAT CTGTGTATTCTTGTTCTTGGCGCACTTGGTGGTAGGTTCGATCATGAGATGGGGAACATCAATGTATTGTACCGCTTCTCAAACACCAAGATTGTCCTCCTGTCAGATGACTGTTCAATCTTTCTGCTCCCGAAGACACACACTCACTCGATCCATATCGAGCGATCTGTCGAGGGTCCTCATTGTGGCTTGATTCCCATTGGCGCACCGTCGACTAGCACCACAACCACCGGGCTTCGGTGGAATTTGG AAAATACCAGTATGAGCTATGGCGGATTGATAAGCACATCTAACCTCGTAGAGGACGATAAAATAACGGTGACTTCAGATTCTGATCTGATTTGGACAATATCGCTACGAAACTGA
- the LOC133886279 gene encoding small ribosomal subunit protein mS47-like — MELPLCFKQNLCIIVAILDGVTMGGGGGVSIPGTFHIATDRIVFSTLEVHIGFHPDAADSFYLSHLTGHVGEYLALNGEKPNGADIIALGLATHYSISSHVDLVDERVAKLVTDDPSVIDSSLSRYGDMVYPDKTSIVKLYNDHVENKKDFYTEHLPHRALYHVITITIAVVLLFLDPGMNITMVSA; from the exons ATGGAACTTCCATTATGTTTCAAACAGAATCTGTGCATTATA GTTGCCATTCTTGATGGTGTTACTAtgggtggtggaggaggtgttTCCATCCCTGGAACATTTCACATTGCAACTGATAGAATA GTTTTTTCAACTCTAGAAGTTCATATTGGATTCCATCCTGACGCTGCGGACTCCTTTTATCTGTCACATCTAACCGGTCATGTTG GGGAATACTTGGCCTTGAATGGTGAGAAACCAAATGGAGCAGATATAATTGCACTTGGCCTTGCTACACATTATTCCATTAGTAGC CATGTTGATCTTGTTGATGAACGAGTTGCAAAATTGGTAACTGATGATCCATCAGTTATTGATTCTTCCCTTTCACGATATGGTGACATGGTTTATCCAGACAAAACAAGCATTGTTAAGCTATACAATGACCATgtggaaaataaaaaagatttctACACTGAACATTTGCCTCATCGAGCACTTTACCATGTCATCACTATTACCATTGCGGTAGTTTTGCTATTCTTGGATCCAGGTATGAATATTACTATGGTTTCAGCTTGA
- the LOC133928159 gene encoding potassium transporter 6-like: protein MMQPAAADLIVEIGAAENDEVADDERNGGAARRTFSFSQAYKMRHREPMVFTKWQTMLLAYQSLGIVYGDLGTSPLYVFSSLVLPDAGETDFLGVLSLILWTLTIVSLVKYVFIVLRADDHGEGGTFALYSLLRQHVNFKANMPVPVTPLASDVNLKFHGEKRGSPSKLHQWLESSSMLQSAVTYFVLFGTCMTMGDGALTPSISVLSAVQGIQSRSSSIKQGHVVILSVVILLLLFLVQRFGTSKVSSSFSPIMLVWFGSIAVIGVYNIAKHYPPVLKAVSPHYIYYYFARNKRVGWEQLGAVILCITGAEAMFADLGHFNKSSIQVAFSTLVYPSLILAYSGQAAYLIKNPSQLSTTFYSSIPEPLFWPMFVVATLSAIVASQSLISASFSIIRQSVALGCFPRVTIRHTSEEYEGQVYSPEINYFLMVVCILITVGFGGGPEIGRAFGVAVIFVMLITTHLMTIVMLVIWKVHIALATWFFSAYVAFEGVYTSALMNKVAEGGWVPFAVAAFLLVPTLAWTYGRKLKAEYEARHAVGAAELSALVARSARVPGVCVFCTDLVNGFPPIVRRYAEHARCLRELTLFVTVRDVPVRSVLPEERFLVAREEPAGVYRCVVRYGYMDKHDLVGDGFVGSAIAALKEIAESAEEAEMMVSALEDGYMFVFGRTILHMGSEHNWFKRLVTNDIYRFLQKNFRSSVSTLNIDQAKTLHVGMLYEI, encoded by the exons ATGATgcagcccgccgccgccgatctcATCGTAGAGATCGGCGCAGCAGAGAACGACGAGGTCGCCGATGACGAAAGAAACGGCGGTGCCGCTCGTCGGACCTTCAGCTTCAGCCAGGCTTACAAGATGAGGCACCGAGAACCAATG GTGTTCACGAAGTGGCAGACGATGCTGCTGGCCTACCAATCCCTGGGCATCGTCTACGGCGACCTCGGGACGTCGCCGCTGTACGTGTTCTCCTCCCTGGTCCTGCCGGACGCCGGCGAGACGGACTTCCTGGGCGTCCTCAGCCTCATCCTCTGGACGCTCACCATAGTTAGCCTCGTCAAGTACGTCTTCATCGTCCTGCGCGCCGATGACCACGGAGAAGGCGGCACGTTCGCGCTGTACTCGCTGCTGCGCCAGCACGTGAACTTCAAGGCGAACATGCCGGTGCCGGTGACGCCGCTGGCGTCCGACGTCAACCTCAAGTTCCACGGCGAGAAAAGAGGATCGCCATCTAAGCTGCACCAGTGGTTGGAGAGCAGCTCGATGTTGCAATCTGCCGTCACCTACTTCGTGCTGTTTGGAACTTGCATGACGATGGGTGATGGCGCGCTCACTCCATCCATCTCAG TTCTTTCGGCCGTCCAAGGAATCCAATCAAGATCGTCGAGCATTAAACAAG GTCACGTCGTCATCTTGAGCGTGGTGATTCTGCTCCTCCTTTTCCTGGTACAGCGATTTGGCACGAGCAAAGTGAGCAGCTCCTTCTCCCCCATCATGCTCGTGTGGTTCGGATCTATCGCAGTGATCGGAGTGTACAATATCGCCAAGCACTATCCACCTGTTCTGAAAGCCGTGTCGCCCCATTACATCTACTACTACTTCGCGAGGAACAAGAGGGTCGGCTGGGAGCAACTTGGAGCCGTCATTCTGTGCATCACAG GTGCTGAAGCCATGTTTGCTGACTTGGGCCACTTCAACAAGTCATCAATACAG GTGGCGTTTTCGACACTAGTTTACCCATCCTTGATCCTCGCCTACTCCGGGCAAGCAGCGTACCTGATCAAGAACCCCTCCCAGCTAAGCACAACGTTCTACAGCAGCATCCCGGAGCCCCTCTTCTGGCCGATGTTCGTGGTTGCCACCCTGTCCGCCATTGTCGCGAGCCAGTCGCTGATATCCGCCAGCTTCTCCATCATCCGCCAGTCCGTCGCTCTTGGCTGCTTCCCCAGAGTCACCATTAGGCACACCTCGGAGGAGTACGAGGGGCAGGTGTACTCCCCGGAGATCAACTACTTCTTGATGGTCGTGTGTATCCTCATCACCGTCGGGTTCGGGGGCGGACCGGAGATTGGCCGTGCCTTTG GTGTTGCAGTGATCTTTGTCATGCTTATCACGACTCATCTGATGACAATAGTCATGCTCGTCATCTGGAAAGTGCACATTGCACTGGCCACTTGGTTCTTCTCCGCCTACGTCGCCTTTGAAGGCGTGTACACGAGCGCGCTAATGAACAAGGTCGCGGAAGGCGGCTGGGTGCCGTTCGCGGTCGCCGCGTTCCTGCTGGTGCCCACGCTGGCCTGGACGTACGGGCGCAAGCTGAAGGCCGAGTACGAGGCGCGCCACGCCGTCGGCGCCGCGGAGCTCAGCGCGCTGGTGGCCCGGAGCGCCCGCGTCCCCGGCGTCTGCGTCTTCTGCACGGACCTGGTGAACGGCTTCCCGCCCATCGTGCGCCGCTACGCCGAGCACGCGCGCTGCCTCCGCGAGCTGACGCTGTTCGTCACCGTGCGGGATGTCCCCGTGCGGTCGGTGCTCCCCGAGGAGCGGTTCCTCGTCGCCAGGGAGGAGCCCGCGGGGGTGTACCGGTGCGTCGTGCGGTACGGGTACATGGACAAGCACGACCTGGTCGGCGACGGGTTCGTCGGGTCCGCCATTGCCGCGCTCAAGGAGATCGCCGAGAGCGCCGAGGAGGCCGAGATGATGGTTTCGGCTCTCGAGGATGGTTACATGTTCGTGTTCGGTAGGACGATCCTGCACATGGGCAGCGAGCACAACTGGTTCAAGCGGCTCGTGACCAATGACATCTACAGGTTCCTGCAGAAGAACTTCAGGTCCAGCGTCTCGACGCTCAACATCGATCAGGCCAAGACCTTGCACGTTGGGATGCTCTATGAGATTTGA